In Papaver somniferum cultivar HN1 chromosome 1, ASM357369v1, whole genome shotgun sequence, a genomic segment contains:
- the LOC113273340 gene encoding uncharacterized protein LOC113273340 translates to MEDQPPPVQVSEDTNAHYVNNYEWKDKKDAKLWARSQGLQKMCIIVQNKQVTDKSFQMVCECSGKYESHWKKGSEYKPKTARKKGVYNTKKTGCCFKIKFKFNDDKKMWYMEKVVSGYHNHLITENLINHPYSARLNPLEKDLVRVLSKRRTRPIDILSRVKVLNPQNSSSLETIYNEREKFRKESWEERVLMQQLLFLFEVGNN, encoded by the coding sequence ATGGAAGATCAACCCCCACCTGTGCAAGTTTCCGAGGACACAAATGCTCACTATGTAAACAACTATGAGTGGAAAGATAAGAAAGATGCAAAGTTGTGGGCTCGATCACAAGGGTTGCAAAAGATGTGCatcatagtccagaataaacaagttACAGACAAgagctttcaaatggtttgcgagtgtagtggaaagtATGAGAGCCATTGGAAAAAGGGTAGTGAGTATAAACCAAAAACCGCAAGGAAGAAGGGAGTATATAATACGAAGAAGACCGGATGCTGTTTTAAGATTAAGTTTAAATTTAACGACGACAAGAAAATGTGGTATATGGAAAAAGTCGTCTCGGGTTATCATAATCATCTTATTACGGAAAATTTGATCAACCATCCTTATTCGGCAAGGCTCAACCCTTTAGAAAAGGATTTAGTACGCGTGTTGAGTAAAAGACGCACAAGACCCATTGATATTCTTAGTCGCGTCAAGGTGTTAAATCCTCAAAACTCATCCTCATTGGAAACTATCTATAacgaaagagaaaaatttagaaaagAATCATGGGAAGAGAGAGTGCTTATGCaacaattattgtttttgtttgaggTTGGGAACAACTAA